One Pararhizobium sp. IMCC3301 DNA segment encodes these proteins:
- a CDS encoding tripartite tricarboxylate transporter TctB family protein, with translation MSSLKPPITQAVYSNSDFWTGAVIFVTGFIAAWMASGFDDLSRPYPLSLGIILAILGLLLSIKAVIGTSDRVSFILSLQSAVPSVIIIVSWITAISTGLGYLIPTFLMQAAFMILCGMRDAKKITLFAALVSTVSYTVFMVLLGVRIPTPVASWIL, from the coding sequence GTGAGTTCGTTGAAGCCACCTATTACCCAAGCGGTATACTCGAATAGCGATTTCTGGACTGGAGCCGTAATATTCGTAACCGGCTTTATTGCTGCTTGGATGGCAAGCGGTTTTGATGATCTGTCGCGCCCTTATCCACTATCCCTCGGAATTATTCTTGCAATTCTTGGATTGTTATTAAGCATCAAGGCGGTCATTGGCACGTCTGATAGAGTCTCCTTCATTCTTTCACTTCAATCGGCTGTGCCATCCGTCATAATTATCGTCTCTTGGATTACGGCAATTTCAACCGGTTTAGGCTACCTCATCCCAACCTTCCTGATGCAAGCCGCTTTCATGATTTTGTGTGGTATGCGTGATGCTAAGAAAATCACTCTATTTGCCGCTCTGGTCAGTACAGTAAGTTATACTGTTTTCATGGTGTTGCTTGGTGTCCGAATTCCGACGCCAGTGGCATCCTGGATCTTGTGA
- a CDS encoding tripartite tricarboxylate transporter substrate binding protein, which produces MRIFKSLTLAFSLLMAGSVVASAQADDYPTKTIDLVVPFDPGGSVDTTSRIIAETANTILEGSKVNVVNRAGGGGVVGQTSVANAEPDGYSVLAMTSSVVTNPQMKGASYSVKDFKLVALYNLDPEVIVVPATSPIKSAKDFMKAAKEKKLNIVIAGVGTSHHMSGLAIERVSDVSFNYLPTKGFGAQVQAIAGGHADAALWPLGEATAQAANGSVRILTVASEERVADFPDVPTFQEAGIDIPIWATFRGWAVPKDTPDSVVATLSELMKKTYETPAYVEKMKSAGYVATYRDAEGFQFVVDNYSKLTSVIIDEAGLGKK; this is translated from the coding sequence ATGAGAATTTTCAAGTCCCTGACACTAGCATTTTCGCTTTTAATGGCCGGTAGCGTTGTTGCTTCTGCCCAGGCTGATGACTACCCGACGAAAACAATTGATCTGGTGGTGCCATTTGATCCAGGTGGATCAGTCGACACGACTTCGCGCATCATTGCCGAAACGGCAAACACAATCCTGGAAGGTTCCAAGGTAAACGTTGTGAACCGCGCCGGCGGCGGCGGTGTGGTGGGCCAGACATCGGTTGCCAACGCAGAACCGGACGGTTATTCGGTTCTCGCCATGACAAGCTCGGTAGTGACCAATCCCCAAATGAAGGGCGCGAGCTACAGTGTTAAAGACTTCAAGCTGGTTGCTCTCTACAACCTTGATCCAGAAGTGATTGTTGTTCCCGCAACTTCGCCCATCAAGTCAGCAAAAGATTTCATGAAGGCTGCGAAAGAGAAAAAGCTGAACATCGTTATTGCTGGTGTTGGTACATCTCACCATATGTCTGGTCTGGCTATTGAGCGCGTTTCAGACGTGAGCTTCAACTACCTTCCAACCAAAGGATTTGGTGCCCAGGTTCAAGCTATTGCGGGTGGCCATGCAGATGCTGCGCTTTGGCCGTTGGGGGAAGCAACCGCTCAGGCTGCCAATGGAAGTGTCCGTATTTTGACCGTTGCCTCTGAAGAGCGAGTAGCAGATTTCCCGGATGTGCCAACGTTCCAGGAAGCCGGTATTGATATTCCGATTTGGGCAACATTCCGAGGCTGGGCTGTCCCGAAGGATACGCCGGACTCGGTCGTTGCTACCCTTTCTGAGCTGATGAAGAAGACATATGAAACACCTGCCTATGTTGAGAAAATGAAAAGCGCTGGCTACGTTGCGACATATCGCGATGCCGAAGGTTTTCAGTTCGTGGTTGATAATTACTCCAAGCTTACCTCGGTAATTATTGACGAAGCTGGGTTAGGTAAAAAGTAG
- a CDS encoding LysR substrate-binding domain-containing protein — protein sequence MSPEIQISQLKSLIAIDEEGSFSAAARRVGRTQSAITQQMRNLELVIGTQLFAAKGRHRELTEAGRTLLRHSHEIVSLCNQAVSASARNQNSGVIRIGAPQEIAEELLLKILKEFSELWTTVRVVVHIDRSPKLMQMLENGELDLSLSTRRSRNYESIALLNMSVHWIAAENWKYNPNDPLPLVLSDEPSMFRRIALSALDLSGQTYIEKVTSSSMSGVRLAVAAEIGITARTKSAFFMGSKTLDEQSGLPPLPDVTYYLHRSEQQSSQASKDLFDMISNFKHI from the coding sequence ATGAGCCCAGAGATACAAATCAGCCAGCTAAAAAGCCTGATCGCAATAGACGAAGAAGGTAGCTTCAGCGCAGCCGCGAGGCGTGTTGGCCGAACGCAGTCCGCCATCACTCAACAAATGCGAAATCTTGAACTGGTCATAGGGACCCAACTATTTGCTGCAAAAGGCAGACATCGGGAATTGACCGAAGCAGGCCGCACGCTTTTGCGCCATAGCCACGAAATCGTGTCTCTTTGTAACCAAGCCGTATCTGCTTCAGCGCGCAATCAAAATAGTGGTGTTATCCGAATTGGTGCACCGCAGGAAATTGCGGAAGAACTGTTGCTGAAAATATTGAAAGAATTCAGTGAACTTTGGACCACTGTTCGCGTAGTAGTCCACATTGATAGAAGCCCCAAGCTGATGCAAATGCTGGAAAACGGTGAACTGGATTTGAGCCTCAGTACCCGGCGCTCCAGAAATTATGAAAGCATAGCACTGTTGAACATGTCTGTTCACTGGATTGCGGCAGAGAACTGGAAATATAATCCCAATGATCCGCTACCCCTCGTCCTTTCCGACGAACCCAGCATGTTCAGGCGTATTGCGTTGTCGGCGCTGGATTTAAGCGGACAAACATACATAGAAAAAGTGACGTCTTCTTCGATGAGCGGCGTACGGCTCGCAGTAGCTGCTGAAATTGGCATTACCGCAAGGACGAAAAGTGCCTTTTTTATGGGAAGTAAAACACTGGACGAGCAAAGCGGGCTGCCGCCGCTTCCAGACGTTACATACTACCTGCACAGGTCAGAGCAACAATCAAGCCAAGCTTCAAAAGATCTGTTTGATATGATTTCAAATTTTAAACATATTTAA
- a CDS encoding anhydro-N-acetylmuramic acid kinase: protein MNKSYTIAGTMSGTSLDGVDIAVLITDGETQLIPGATSFTAYSDAQRGVLQAAFDAGARILERTERSGVIAEAEQIVTDVHIRALKQQIEASDMTIDHVGFHGQTIFHDPGRKLTVQIGDAQRIADELGVPVIYDLRQNDVAHGGEGAPLAPVFHAALVEALGAAKPAIFLNIGGVANVSYIGADGELLAFDTGPGNALLDDFMQAEFGVRMDEDGKVAGRGEVVEDVLDGLMAHRFFERRPPKSLDRREFHEFALSCVAGHSAEDCMATLTAFTVAAISAAGRWYPDQAKSMIVSGGGVKNPMMMRLLTASAMLKPQIASDLGWDDVFIEANAFAYLAARHLRNLPISFPGTTSVAKPLTGGEIAYPRTV from the coding sequence ATGAACAAGTCCTACACCATTGCCGGAACCATGAGCGGAACATCACTCGACGGCGTCGACATAGCCGTGCTGATCACAGATGGCGAGACGCAGCTTATTCCCGGCGCCACCAGTTTCACAGCCTACAGCGATGCGCAGCGCGGCGTGCTTCAGGCCGCTTTCGATGCGGGAGCCAGGATTCTTGAGCGGACAGAGCGTAGTGGCGTCATCGCAGAGGCGGAGCAGATCGTCACGGATGTTCACATCCGCGCTCTGAAACAACAGATCGAGGCCTCGGACATGACCATTGATCATGTCGGATTTCACGGTCAGACAATCTTTCACGATCCTGGCCGCAAACTGACTGTGCAGATCGGTGATGCGCAGCGCATCGCCGATGAACTGGGGGTCCCTGTGATTTATGATCTGCGCCAGAATGATGTGGCGCATGGCGGCGAAGGTGCGCCGCTGGCCCCGGTATTTCACGCAGCGCTGGTCGAAGCACTTGGCGCGGCAAAACCGGCAATATTTCTGAATATCGGCGGGGTTGCGAATGTCAGCTATATTGGTGCTGACGGTGAATTGCTGGCCTTTGATACCGGTCCCGGCAACGCCTTGCTGGATGATTTCATGCAAGCGGAATTCGGTGTGCGGATGGATGAAGATGGCAAGGTGGCCGGGCGCGGCGAAGTTGTTGAGGATGTGCTGGACGGTCTGATGGCGCATCGCTTTTTTGAGCGCAGGCCACCGAAATCTCTGGATCGCAGGGAATTTCATGAATTCGCTTTGTCCTGTGTCGCGGGCCACAGTGCCGAGGATTGCATGGCGACATTGACGGCATTTACCGTGGCGGCCATCAGCGCAGCGGGGCGCTGGTATCCGGACCAGGCGAAATCCATGATCGTGTCAGGGGGCGGTGTAAAGAACCCTATGATGATGCGTCTTCTGACGGCTTCGGCAATGCTCAAACCGCAGATTGCTTCCGATCTGGGCTGGGACGATGTGTTTATCGAAGCGAATGCCTTTGCCTATCTTGCGGCGCGGCATTTACGCAATCTTCCGATCTCGTTTCCCGGCACTACTTCTGTTGCCAAACCTTTGACCGGCGGGGAAATTGCCTATCCCCGCACCGTTTGA
- the tyrS gene encoding tyrosine--tRNA ligase has product MSVSLSQVKSDFLRVMIERGFVHQISDLEGLDALFSKQVVTAYIGFDPTASSLHAGSLIQIMMLHWLQQTGHRPVTLMGGGTGMVGDPSFKDEARKLMTPDIINSNVEAIKKSFSAYIRYDDSPTGAIMANNADWLLKLNYLEFLRDVGVHFSVNRMLAFDSVKQRLEREQSLSFLEFNYMILQAYDFVELSKRFDCRLQMGGSDQWGNIINGIDLGHRLDTPQLYALTTPLLTTSSGAKMGKSANGAVWLDPQLLSPYDFWQYWRNTEDDDVERFLKLYTILPLDEVAKLAALEGGERNEAKKILATEITALLHGREAAEKARETARQTFEEGAISADLPTVEMASEDLTDLGILSALVTAGLAASNSEARRHVKGGAVKVNDSAFVDERGTIGPQNLTGDGVIKLSLGKKKHVLLKPI; this is encoded by the coding sequence ATGTCCGTCAGCCTCTCTCAAGTCAAGTCTGACTTCCTGCGCGTCATGATTGAACGCGGCTTTGTCCACCAGATTTCAGATTTGGAAGGGCTGGATGCGCTGTTCAGCAAGCAGGTGGTGACGGCCTATATCGGTTTCGATCCGACCGCCAGCTCCCTTCATGCCGGCAGTCTCATCCAGATCATGATGCTGCACTGGCTGCAGCAGACCGGACATCGCCCTGTCACGCTGATGGGCGGCGGCACCGGCATGGTCGGTGATCCGTCCTTCAAGGACGAAGCGCGCAAGCTGATGACACCGGACATCATCAACAGCAATGTCGAAGCCATCAAGAAAAGCTTTTCAGCCTATATCAGATATGATGACAGCCCGACGGGCGCGATTATGGCGAACAACGCCGACTGGCTTCTAAAGCTCAACTATCTGGAATTCCTGCGCGATGTCGGTGTGCATTTTTCAGTCAACCGGATGCTGGCCTTTGACAGTGTCAAACAGCGGCTGGAGCGCGAGCAATCGCTGTCATTTCTGGAATTCAACTACATGATTCTGCAGGCCTATGATTTTGTCGAATTGAGCAAGCGGTTCGACTGCCGCCTGCAAATGGGCGGGTCGGACCAGTGGGGCAACATCATCAACGGCATTGATCTTGGCCACCGTCTGGATACGCCGCAGCTTTATGCGCTGACGACACCGTTGCTGACGACATCTTCCGGAGCAAAAATGGGTAAGTCGGCCAATGGAGCGGTCTGGCTCGATCCGCAATTGCTCAGCCCGTATGATTTCTGGCAATACTGGCGCAACACTGAAGATGACGATGTAGAACGCTTCCTCAAGCTTTACACCATCCTGCCACTGGATGAGGTGGCAAAGCTGGCCGCACTTGAAGGCGGCGAGCGGAACGAGGCCAAGAAAATTCTGGCGACAGAAATCACCGCCCTGCTGCACGGCCGTGAAGCAGCGGAAAAAGCCCGGGAGACCGCCCGCCAGACATTCGAGGAAGGCGCGATTTCCGCAGATCTGCCAACTGTCGAAATGGCCTCCGAAGATCTGACGGATCTGGGCATTCTGTCGGCCCTCGTCACAGCAGGGCTGGCGGCGTCGAACAGCGAGGCGCGGCGCCATGTCAAAGGCGGTGCGGTGAAGGTCAACGATAGTGCCTTTGTCGATGAGCGCGGCACCATCGGCCCGCAGAATCTGACCGGCGATGGTGTCATCAAACTATCTCTGGGCAAAAAGAAACACGTGCTTTTGAAACCAATTTAG